In Sideroxyarcus emersonii, one DNA window encodes the following:
- the truA gene encoding tRNA pseudouridine(38-40) synthase TruA, which yields MRIALGVEYDGGSYNGWQSQPDVPNVQDALQAALSGIAGEGVAVLAAGRTDTGVHALEQVVHFDTGCSRPLSAWVRGTNALLPRDIAVLWAIPVAEEFHARFSAQARSYQYVLVNRPSRVGVHHGKVGWFHTPLDVGAMREAAGHLLGRHDFSSFRSAECQAKTPVKHLQRLDIRRQGDTIIFDLTADAFLHHMVRNILGCLVYVGKGKHPPQWMKEVLEHRNRTHAAPTFAPDGLYLKRIHYDPKWNLPQLKFE from the coding sequence ATGAGGATCGCGCTCGGGGTGGAATACGACGGCGGCAGCTACAACGGCTGGCAGAGCCAGCCCGATGTGCCGAACGTGCAGGATGCGTTGCAGGCGGCATTGAGCGGCATTGCCGGCGAGGGTGTCGCCGTCCTGGCTGCCGGGCGTACCGACACCGGTGTGCATGCGCTGGAGCAGGTGGTGCATTTCGATACCGGCTGCAGCCGGCCGCTCAGCGCGTGGGTGCGTGGCACGAACGCGCTGCTGCCCAGGGACATTGCGGTACTGTGGGCGATTCCCGTTGCGGAAGAATTCCACGCCCGTTTTTCGGCGCAGGCGCGCAGCTATCAGTATGTGCTCGTCAACCGCCCGTCGCGGGTCGGCGTACATCACGGCAAGGTTGGCTGGTTCCATACGCCGCTGGATGTCGGAGCCATGCGCGAGGCAGCCGGGCATCTGCTGGGCAGGCACGACTTCAGTTCGTTCCGCTCCGCCGAATGCCAGGCCAAGACGCCAGTCAAGCATCTGCAGCGGCTCGATATCCGCCGGCAGGGGGATACCATCATCTTCGATCTCACCGCCGATGCTTTCCTGCATCACATGGTGCGGAACATCCTCGGCTGCCTGGTCTATGTCGGCAAGGGCAAGCATCCGCCACAATGGATGAAAGAGGTGCTGGAGCATCGCAACCGCACTCATGCCGCACCGACCTTCGCGCCGGACGGACTCTACCTCAAACGTATCCACTACGATCCGAAATGGAACCTGCCGCAGTTGAAGTTCGAATAG
- the trpB gene encoding tryptophan synthase subunit beta, whose protein sequence is MTYNYPDSSGHFGQFGGIYMAETLIPAVEELRQQYLRFRDDPEFKAEFAYELKHYVGRPSPIYHAKRLSESLGGAQIYLKREDLNHTGAHKINNAIGQALLAKRMGKKRVIAETGAGMHGVATATVAARFGMECIVYMGAEDIQRQAPNVFRMKLLGATVVPVESGSKTLKDACNEAIRDWVTNVESTFYIFGTAAGPHPYPMMVRDFQCVIGNEAKVQMPEMIGRQPDAVIACVGGGSNAIGMFYPYIEEKGVQIIGVEAGGHGIANGQHAAPLTANAKVGVLHGNKVYLMQDENGQIIETHSISAGLDYPGVGPEHCLLKDQGRAQYVAINDDEALAAFDALCRFEGIIPALESSHALAYAMKLAPTLAKDKVLLVNLSGRGDKDMNTVARIKGITL, encoded by the coding sequence TTGACTTACAATTATCCAGATAGCAGCGGCCACTTCGGCCAGTTCGGCGGCATCTACATGGCCGAGACGCTGATCCCGGCGGTGGAAGAGTTGCGCCAGCAGTACCTGCGCTTCCGCGACGATCCGGAATTCAAGGCCGAATTCGCCTACGAACTCAAGCATTACGTCGGGCGCCCCAGCCCGATTTATCACGCCAAACGCCTGTCGGAGAGCTTGGGCGGCGCGCAGATATACCTGAAACGCGAAGACCTCAACCACACCGGTGCGCACAAGATCAACAATGCCATCGGCCAGGCCTTGCTGGCCAAGCGCATGGGCAAGAAGCGCGTGATCGCCGAGACCGGTGCGGGCATGCACGGCGTGGCTACAGCGACAGTGGCGGCACGCTTCGGCATGGAATGCATCGTCTACATGGGCGCGGAAGACATCCAGCGCCAGGCGCCGAACGTGTTCCGCATGAAGCTGCTGGGCGCGACAGTGGTGCCGGTGGAGAGCGGCTCGAAGACGCTCAAGGATGCGTGTAACGAAGCCATCCGCGACTGGGTCACCAATGTCGAGAGCACGTTCTACATCTTCGGCACCGCTGCCGGCCCGCACCCGTACCCGATGATGGTGCGCGATTTCCAGTGCGTGATCGGCAACGAAGCCAAGGTGCAGATGCCCGAAATGATCGGGCGCCAGCCAGATGCGGTGATCGCCTGCGTCGGCGGCGGTTCCAACGCCATCGGCATGTTCTATCCCTACATCGAGGAAAAAGGCGTGCAGATCATCGGCGTGGAAGCCGGCGGGCACGGTATCGCCAACGGCCAGCATGCCGCACCGCTCACCGCGAATGCCAAGGTCGGCGTGCTGCACGGCAACAAGGTCTACCTGATGCAGGACGAGAACGGCCAGATCATCGAGACGCATTCCATTTCCGCCGGCCTGGATTATCCTGGCGTCGGCCCCGAGCACTGCCTGCTGAAGGACCAGGGGCGTGCGCAATATGTTGCGATTAACGACGACGAGGCGCTGGCCGCGTTCGATGCGCTGTGCCGTTTCGAAGGCATCATCCCCGCGCTGGAATCCAGCCATGCCCTGGCGTATGCGATGAAGCTGGCGCCGACATTGGCCAAAGACAAAGTGTTGCTGGTGAATCTCTCCGGCCGCGGCGACAAGGATATGAACACCGTGGCGCGCATCAAGGGGATCACGCTATGA
- a CDS encoding energy-coupling factor transporter transmembrane protein EcfT — protein sequence MKLIPHSAVQIVIWLLLALLAQHLQPLPLLAMSMALSALALRLCPQQLLSLLRRTRWIMFSLLLIYAYTTSGTALWQPLGVMAPTREGLQDGLLQLGRLLSVLAGLAILLELLPQSQLISGLYTLAYPLRWFGFSRERIAVRLALTLEYAESAMRDTATDWKSTIGSALQPAGAGGTHIEIRLQPFGMVDLLLLAAAAAALLLIGVWR from the coding sequence ATGAAACTGATTCCGCATTCTGCCGTGCAGATCGTCATCTGGCTGTTGCTTGCCCTGCTGGCGCAACACCTGCAGCCATTGCCGTTGCTGGCGATGAGCATGGCCCTGTCCGCACTGGCGTTGCGGCTGTGCCCGCAGCAATTGCTGAGTCTGCTGCGGCGTACGCGCTGGATCATGTTTTCCCTGCTGCTGATCTATGCTTACACCACTTCGGGCACTGCGCTGTGGCAGCCGCTCGGAGTCATGGCGCCTACACGCGAAGGTCTGCAGGACGGATTGCTGCAGCTGGGGCGATTGTTGAGCGTGCTGGCTGGCCTGGCCATCCTGCTCGAACTGCTGCCGCAGTCGCAGCTTATCAGCGGGCTGTATACCCTGGCATATCCGCTGCGCTGGTTCGGTTTTTCGAGAGAGCGTATCGCGGTGCGCCTGGCGTTGACGCTGGAATATGCGGAATCCGCCATGCGCGATACGGCGACGGACTGGAAATCGACCATCGGCAGCGCCCTGCAGCCTGCAGGTGCCGGCGGCACGCACATCGAGATACGGTTGCAGCCGTTCGGGATGGTCGATCTGCTGTTGCTGGCGGCGGCGGCGGCAGCGCTGCTGCTGATCGGGGTCTGGCGATGA
- a CDS encoding phosphoribosylanthranilate isomerase gives MTRIKICGITREQDIHAVAQNGADALGLVFYEKSPRHVGVQQAATLARAVPPFLTVVGLFVNPTADYVRELLAKVPLDVLQFHGEESPEFCAQFDKPYLKAIRVKAGVDLVECATRYADAQGLLLDAYVEGTQGGTGESFDWALIPHNLPLPVILSGGLHAGNVAAAIRRVRPYAVDVSSGVEAAKGIKDAAKVAAFIKEVKDVDLQLSR, from the coding sequence ATGACCCGAATCAAGATCTGCGGCATCACCCGCGAGCAGGATATCCATGCCGTTGCGCAGAACGGTGCGGACGCGCTTGGGCTGGTGTTCTACGAGAAAAGCCCGCGCCATGTCGGCGTGCAGCAGGCGGCGACACTGGCGCGTGCCGTCCCCCCGTTCCTGACGGTGGTGGGCTTGTTCGTGAACCCGACTGCCGATTACGTGCGCGAATTGCTGGCGAAAGTGCCCCTGGACGTATTGCAGTTCCACGGCGAGGAATCGCCGGAATTCTGTGCCCAATTCGACAAACCTTACCTGAAGGCGATACGGGTCAAGGCAGGGGTGGATTTGGTAGAATGCGCGACTCGCTATGCCGACGCGCAGGGGCTGCTGCTGGATGCCTATGTCGAGGGTACGCAGGGCGGCACGGGCGAATCGTTCGACTGGGCGCTGATCCCGCACAATCTGCCGTTGCCGGTGATCCTGTCGGGCGGGCTGCATGCGGGCAATGTGGCGGCGGCGATCAGGCGGGTGCGGCCTTACGCGGTGGATGTGTCCAGCGGCGTGGAGGCGGCAAAAGGAATCAAGGATGCGGCGAAGGTCGCCGCGTTCATCAAAGAGGTTAAAGACGTTGACTTACAATTATCCAGATAG